From Azospirillum baldaniorum, the proteins below share one genomic window:
- a CDS encoding efflux RND transporter periplasmic adaptor subunit, with amino-acid sequence MIDAARSDGLAAKPRRRLLLPLLIVGALAAGGVAWKATSSHDAVSPAVAGLPPAERAVELSPVELTRMAPRRLTELVRLSGSVKPMEQSMVKSEVAARLVEVPVREGQAVRKGEVLARFDTVELQAKLDEKLSNLEGAKAQLVLADKTRAKNLALRQKDIVSETNMDQAQSSFRFQQATVAALEAQVDLARKALRDAVVMSPIDGTVAERAVNPGETLAVNAKMFSVVDLSRVEVEAAVPADDVARLKPGQTVRLRVEGFGERDFVGQIARINPMARAGTRAIPVYIVLDNADGALRGGMFAAGDAVVDEVEGAFALPPAAVRHDQDGTFVLVVSGGRVERRKVEVLGAWARGDLVEVRGLADGDLAVTAPLPGLTAGRAVKVMGS; translated from the coding sequence ATGATCGACGCCGCCCGTTCCGATGGTCTCGCCGCCAAGCCGCGGCGCCGCCTGCTGCTGCCCCTGCTGATCGTCGGGGCTCTGGCCGCGGGCGGCGTCGCCTGGAAGGCCACGAGCAGCCATGACGCGGTCTCCCCGGCGGTGGCCGGTCTGCCCCCGGCGGAGCGGGCGGTGGAGCTGTCGCCCGTCGAGCTGACCCGCATGGCCCCGCGCCGCCTGACCGAACTGGTGCGGCTCAGCGGTTCCGTGAAGCCGATGGAGCAGTCCATGGTGAAGTCGGAGGTCGCCGCCCGGCTGGTCGAGGTTCCGGTGCGCGAGGGGCAGGCCGTCCGCAAGGGCGAGGTTCTGGCCCGCTTCGACACGGTGGAGCTTCAGGCCAAGCTGGACGAGAAGCTGAGCAACCTGGAGGGCGCCAAGGCGCAACTCGTCCTGGCCGACAAGACCCGCGCGAAGAATCTGGCGCTGCGTCAGAAGGACATCGTCTCGGAAACCAACATGGATCAGGCGCAGAGCAGCTTCCGCTTCCAGCAGGCCACCGTCGCGGCGCTGGAGGCGCAGGTGGACCTCGCCCGCAAGGCGCTGCGCGACGCGGTGGTGATGAGCCCGATTGACGGAACGGTGGCCGAGCGGGCGGTCAACCCCGGCGAGACGCTGGCGGTCAACGCCAAGATGTTCTCCGTCGTCGATCTCAGCCGCGTCGAGGTCGAGGCGGCGGTGCCCGCCGACGATGTGGCCCGGCTGAAGCCCGGCCAGACCGTGCGGCTGCGCGTGGAGGGCTTCGGCGAGCGCGACTTCGTCGGCCAGATCGCCCGCATCAACCCGATGGCCCGCGCCGGCACCCGCGCCATTCCCGTCTACATCGTCCTCGACAACGCCGACGGGGCCCTGCGCGGCGGCATGTTCGCCGCGGGCGACGCGGTGGTCGACGAGGTGGAGGGCGCCTTCGCCCTGCCCCCGGCGGCCGTCCGCCACGACCAGGACGGCACCTTCGTGCTGGTCGTCTCCGGCGGACGTGTGGAGCGCCGCAAGGTCGAGGTGCTTGGCGCCTGGGCGCGCGGCGATCTCGTTGAGGTGCGCGGGCTGGCCGACGGCGATCTGGCGGTGACCGCCCCCCTGCCCGGCCTGACCGCCGGGCGGGCCGTCAAGGTCAT